The nucleotide window agtaacaaacgtgagcaaaaaataatgttaaaatttgactttaaatcctttaaaaaaatattaataacaaaCATGAGTAAATAATATTGTTACAGATTGAACTTTAAATCATCTAAAAAAAGATTAggactcaaaatattttagaaaaagatttttttagcaCTATATTAAACATTAAATATCAATAAGTAGGGTTCTCCAAGTTCATATTTCGTTCCCTTATTGTTTAGTTTTTCTCAACCTCTCCCAACTCTCTGCATCAGAATTCAGAATGAACctgtaagtttttttctttttctttcatgttacAACTAATCAAAGTCgattaattttatggattatttgactttgctggtttataagtgattatgattcaaattgttCATGATTAATTTCAAGGATTATTTGACTTTGCTGGTTTATAATTGCTTATACAAATTATGATAGcgtgacttttttttatataaagtaaACCgtggtttttttaattattaaataaatcattattttgtttaaagcaatgtttcttttacataacatgtaatttatacatttatgttatgatgttactaattactattaaaatatacaataaaatatcattattttatctttattttatatgcatgcaaactaaaatatgttgagttcatAGATAAGTTTGTTATATgtcttgacaatattttgtttataaatcaatatatcaataaattccattaatattttaaaatttaatcaaaactctacaaacaaacataataaaataagcacATGCGTTAACgcagtagaaagagcggacagacgggcacgatagtgcccgtctttccgctagtatatataaacactacttggaaaatcaaaattagggaagaaaattagtgacggaaaaaattaAATCCCCTCACAAATTCCTTTGTCGCAAAATTTAATGACGGAATCAAAGAgagatttcatgttttccctcattATGTGCAGGTGGTTTGAAATCGCGTCGatctttatttcatttgatttggtttcaaTGTGTCTCGGTTTTATGGAAAGAACGGAATGATAGGTTATTTCAGAATCGTCAAAGTTCTATACCActattgttagataaagtaaaatcaaataccttgtggtggttgaaagctagcaacatagtctttatttttggtacacatAGTTGGTGGTCGAGCCTGCTTCTATGTATGGGCATTGACTATCTTTGATGTAATTTTGACAGGGTTGTAAtctttttgtgattgttttggCACGTCTTGTGCTTCAACAATTACAGTGTTCatagtaatatattccatttttgtttcttcaaaaaaaaaaaaaagttttccttcattaatttttgttttcttagtaGTGATATACGAGATTTGTTAACTTAGACCAACCGAAAAACATTTAGCTCTAAGTTAACAAATATGCACATtttcatttgataaaaaattccACTAATcccaaatcaaattaattttaaaataaatgataattgagaaaattgcacttatttttatttttatgtaaaatgttCCAATTTTTCTGTAAAACTATTTCgtaatttacaaaaataatcaTCTGTTTAAAATTTGTGGAATAGTTAGCAGTGAGTTTTTTCTCCAAACGAAAATGTGCATGATAAACTTTTTACACTTAGAccttaatgtttttaatttgatctAATTAAGTCAACaatctctctctatatatatatataattaaagacGAGTAAtgataattataaattaaatttccctcaataataaaagataattatAACTTAAATTGTTGGAATATGTTGATAATTGTGATTTTATCATGGACGGTTAATAATAAAATGGATAAGGTAAAGTAATCCATTTCTAGTAGTATAGAGAGAAAAGATagttaacaataataaataatttcccTAAAGCAATCCACAATCCATTTGTCATGGACGGTTAACAATTTCCCTCAATTAGAAAGATAATTAACATGGACGGTTAATAATTGTTTTACTTAATACAGAGAAAAGAgcaactctttttttttggtgtccAAAATTCGAACGCTAAagcttacatatattatatattgtcttTACAAACTGAGAGCTAAGTTTGTGGACTGAGAAAGGAGCAATTAACATAATATAGAGAGAGACAGCAACCGATGATTATAGTTAGTACATCATCATAaacattccttaaaaataaagtaCATCATCATATATTAGTACATACCTaactaaatatattaatcaaagaaaataatacCAATCTTTCAATAAAAGTGAACAGAATACAGAATctgaaaacaaaatagaaatacTTTACTTTGTTTGTTTCCTTTAAACTAAAATTAGTTTTCTCTGAATGTTAGTAATAAAAACTGCTGAATCAATTAAATACATTGTTTTTCTAAGGTCATCTAAaggtctttaagttttttcgtttttcctaaagtggtcctttaagtttcaaaagttccaaacaaatacttttagtttttgaatcgtatCAAACAAGTCCTAATGTGGATAGCATAGTTGTAATTGTTttcttgaactcatctttggtaccaaatctgactTCTAACACCcgcttaaaattagtcatctttttaggcatgcatgagaaatggtggataatgttcTTTATTGCTATtatctgaatcatcaccatcatcctctaaaaggacttgtttgaaacgattcaaaaactaaaaggatttgtttgtgacttttgaaacttaaaggaccactttaaaaaaaacgaaaaaacttaaaaacctTTAGATACATTTGAGGTTTTTCTAACTAGATGTGTATAAATATGACGTATTATTGACTAAGAATTTCTAAGGATAAGGACACTGTACATAACCAATACTAACTACCACaaaaatatatacacataaGAGTGATGCAGACCCATACATAATCCCATTCTtctcatcacattataaattcACCAGAGAGAAACACTTCCCTTACCAATTAATTCTCCAACCTCTAACAACTTTCTTAGAGAGAAAGCACTCttttgctctctctctctctctataacttttttatatgtCTTCAACCATGGATGCAACACCTCCCACCAAGAACAACAATGACAAGGCTTCCTCCCTTGAATTGGATAGTGTCCAGCCTGTTTCCAGCCCCCTTCGAAAGATGGTCGTCGTGGCGTCCATCGCCGCCGGCATTCAATTCGGATGGGCCCTACAGCTCTCCCTTTTGACCCCATACGTGCAGACTCTTGGAGTTCCGCACGTATGGTCTTCTTTTATTTGGCTCTGTGGCCCAATCTCTGGACTCCTTGTCCAACCTATTGTTGGATACTATAGTGACCGAAGCACTTCACGCTTCGGTCGCAGACGCCCATTTATTTTTAGTGGAGCTCTAGCTGTGGCTATTGCCGTCTTCCTTATCGGTTATGCGGCTGACCTTGGTCACTCTTTTGGCGATGACCTGTCGAAGAAAACCCGGCCACGGGCTGTTACATTCTTTGTCATTGGATTTTGGATCCTCGACGTTGCGAATAACATGCTCCAAGGACCGTGCCGTGCTTTCCTTGCCGACCTTGCTGCCGGTGACGAGAAAAAAATGAGAACAGCAAAtggtttcttctctttctttatGGCCGTCGGAAACATCCTCGGGTATGCTGCCGGATCCTACAGCAAACTCCACAAAATCTTCCCCTTCACCGAAACCGAAGCATGTAATGTCTTCTGCGCGAATCTTAAGAGTTGCTTCTTTTTCTCCATCCTCCTCTTAATCATCCTTGCCACGTTTGCCCTCATCTACGTCGAGGACACACCAAAGACAAAGCCAGAGGTGAAGGATGCTGATGAGACACCGGTTACTTGTTTCGGAGAGTTGTTTGGTGCATTCAAGGAATTAAAGAGACCAATGTGGATATTGATGTTAGTAACAGCCGTGAACTGGATCGCGTGGTTCCCGTTCTTCTTGTTCGACACTGACTGGATGGGCCGTGAGGTGTACGGAGGAGTTTCAGGAGAGAAAGCATATGATACTGGTGTGAGAGTTGGTTCTTTGGGACTTATGCTTAATGCTGTTGTTCTTGGTTTAATGTCTTTGGCTGTGGAGCCATTGGGGAAATTGGTTGGAGGAATTAAGAGGCTTTGGGgaatagttaattttattttggctaTTTGTTTGGCAATGACTGTCCTCATTACCAAGATAGCTGAGCATGAGCGTCAGACATCCGGTGGTGCAACCATCGGACATCCTTCTGATGGTATCAAGGTCGGGGCCATGCTCTTCTTCGCAATTCTTGGAATCCCTATGGCGGTAAGTAATTTTTTCAATTCCCTCTTTAAGATCCCTGTGTAGTTTTATGGTGCAGCAGTTGTATAAACAATttagtgaagaaaaaaaataatttctcttCAAATCTAACGGTCTTCACAACTGCTGGACCGTGCTTTATAGCACCAGGGTCCACTTGGcgaatattattatttaatagg belongs to Medicago truncatula cultivar Jemalong A17 chromosome 6, MtrunA17r5.0-ANR, whole genome shotgun sequence and includes:
- the LOC25495950 gene encoding sucrose transport protein SUC8, with translation MSSTMDATPPTKNNNDKASSLELDSVQPVSSPLRKMVVVASIAAGIQFGWALQLSLLTPYVQTLGVPHVWSSFIWLCGPISGLLVQPIVGYYSDRSTSRFGRRRPFIFSGALAVAIAVFLIGYAADLGHSFGDDLSKKTRPRAVTFFVIGFWILDVANNMLQGPCRAFLADLAAGDEKKMRTANGFFSFFMAVGNILGYAAGSYSKLHKIFPFTETEACNVFCANLKSCFFFSILLLIILATFALIYVEDTPKTKPEVKDADETPVTCFGELFGAFKELKRPMWILMLVTAVNWIAWFPFFLFDTDWMGREVYGGVSGEKAYDTGVRVGSLGLMLNAVVLGLMSLAVEPLGKLVGGIKRLWGIVNFILAICLAMTVLITKIAEHERQTSGGATIGHPSDGIKVGAMLFFAILGIPMAITFSVPFALASIYSSASGAGQGLSIGVLNLAIVVPQMFVSALSGPWDAIFGGGNLPAFVVGAVAAAVSAVLAMVLLPSVKPADEAKVSLAPGFH